The nucleotide window GTATTAAAAATCAAACCTTCGGTATTACTGGCTTTGCTTGGGTTGAACTTGATGGgttgttttgataaaaatgttatGGAGGGCTATAAAtacattcaaagaaaaaaaaatcgtaaaTAATTCTGGGAATTTTATATGCAACATTGTGCCTCTGTTTTATAGATTGGCTCTCAACATTATCCGAAACAGAGCCCTCCGTCGATAATATTTCGGGGATTCCCCGTTTAACGTTGCATGGCAACACCTGTTTTACATTGATTTTGAGTGAATTGGCCATTATTGTACTCAGTCAGTTTATGCTGGGCTCACTTATTTTCCGAACGCTGTAGTGTAAGCAGTGGTTTCCAGTTAAAATGACGTCTGGCACGTCTGAAAGGCACTCGACAGTTATTAAAGCCAATGAATATTTTGAATGTGTCGTTAGTGAGTTTTTAAGGTCAAGTTCAAATCAAAATGCCTCAGAGAAAGCCAGATTAGTTAAAGAATGTTTGTGGGAAATGAACGTCATATACATGAGAAAACTTGATACAACAGAAAGGACGGATTGGAGTGACGAATGCAACAGATGTGCCTACGTGTATCGCTTCTTTGCAATACATAGCTATATGGTCTATGAAAGTCTGCAGCTAGCATTAGCGAATGAAGAGCATCTCACAGAAAAATGGAAAGACAAGTCGTCTTTCCGTGTGTGCTGCATCGGTGGTGGGCCTGGATCAGACGCTCTGGGCCTGACCAAGTTTCTACGGGACACCGGACTGGTTTCAACAAACCGTTTGAAGTGCACGATATTTGATCGGTATCAGGAATGGGAGGACACTTGGCACAAGATTAAACAGAGCAATGCCAGCGATGAGTTTCCACTGATGACGTATTTCTCCTGTGACATGACTCGTAGTTATAACGGTCTGAGCATGAATGAGCTGGATAAAAATATTAGGTCGGCTGACATTGTCTCCTTTGTCAAATTTGTCTCCACTGTGGCTGATCGCATCGGCAGCAACAGTGACTGTGGCAACTTACTGCGTGAAGTTTTCCGGGAACTTCAACCAGGCGCTCTGGTGCTTTACATTGACAATCGTAAAAGCGATAGAGATGaagattttaagaaaattgCTGCTTTTGGAGAAGTTACAGAAACGCCGTACAAAAGCAATCATGACTTCAGTATGCCCGTGGGGAATCGCTCAGATATATTGACTACATTTGACCGAGTGACTGGAAAAAATCCCTACAATGTATTCAAAGTGTCTGTCATGCTCCTCAGAAAACCAtccgaagaaaaaacactgtccagatctacatgtacatctccCATTTTCCACACTGAAGCTGATAACGCACCAGAAGCGGAGCCTAACCACACAGAAGCTGAAACGCACTACCACAAGCTGAGCCTATCCACACCGAAGCTGACGAAGCACTACTAGAAGCTGAGCCTATCCACAATGAAGCTCCGCGACCAGCAGCTGAGGTTATCCACACTGAAGCTACTAATGCACTACCAGAAGCGGAGCCTATGCACACAGAAGCTGATAACGCACTACCACAAGCTGAGCCTATGCACACTGAAGCTGACAAAGCACTACTAGAAGCTGAGCCTATCCACACTGAAGCTCCACTACCAGCAGCTGAGCCTATCCACACTGAAGCTACGAACGCACTCCCAGAAGTTGAGCCGACCCACACTGAAGCTGATAACACACTACCAGAAGCTGAGCCTATTCACACTGAAGCTGATAACGCACTACCAGAAGCTGAGCCTATAATCCACACTGAAGCTGATAAAGCACTACCAGAAGCTGAGCCTATGCACACCGAAGCTGACGAAGCACTACTAGAAGCTGAGCCTATCCACCCTGACGCTGATAACGCACTACCCGAAGCCCGGCCTATCCACACTGAAGCTGATAACGCACTACCAGAAGCTGAGCCTATCCACACTGAAGCTGATACCGCACTACCAGAAGCTGAGCCTATCCACACTGAAGCTGATAACGCACTACCAGAAGCTGAGCCTAGGCACACTGAAGCTGATAACACACTACCAGAAGCTGAGCCTATTCACACTGAAGCTGATAACGCACTACCAGAAGCTGAGCCTATAATCCACACTGAAGCTGATAAAGCACTACCAGAAGCTGAGCCTATGTACACCGAAGCTGACGAAGCACTACTAGAAGCTGAGCCTATCCACCCTGACGCTGATAACGCACTACCCGAAGCCCGGCCTATCCACACTGAAGCTGATAACGCACTACCAGAAGCTGAGCCTACGCACACTAAAGCCGATAACGCACTACCAGAAGCTGAGCCTATCCACACTGAAGCCGATAACGCACTACCCGAAGCGCGGCCTATCCACACTGAAGCTGACGAAGCACTACCAGAAGCTGAGCCTATCCACACTGAAGCTGATAACGCACTACCAGAAGCTGAGCCTATTCACACTGAAGCTGATAACGCACTACCAGAAGCTGAGCCTATAATCCACACTGAAGCTGATAAAGCACTACCAGAAGCTGAGCCTATGTACACCGAAGCTGATGAAGCACTACTAGAAGCTGAGCCTATCCACCCTGACGCTGATAACGCACTACCCGAAGCCCGGCCTATCCACACTGAAGCTGATAACGCACTACCAGAAGCTGAGCCTACGCACACTAAAGCCGATAACGCACTACCAGAAGCTGAGCCTATCCACACTGAAGCCGATAACGCACTACCCGAAGCGCGGCCTATCCACACTGAAGCTGACGAAGCACTACCAGAAGCTGAGCCTATCCACACTGAAGCTGATAACGCACTACCAGAAGCTGAGCCTATCCACACTGAAGCTGATAACGCACTACCAGAAGCTGAGCCTATGCACACTGAAGCTGATAACGCACTACCAGAAGCTGAGCCTACGCACACTGAAGCCGATAACGCACTACCAGAAGCTGAGCCTATCCACACTGAAGCCGATAACGCACTACCCGAAGCGCGGCCTATCCACACTGAAGCTGACGAAGCACTACCAGAAGCTGAGCCTATCCACACTGAAGCTGATAACGCACTACCAGAAGCTGAGCCTATCCACACTGAAGCTGATAACGCACTACCAGAAGTTGAGCCTATCCACACTGAATCAGACGTCCAGCCCCAAGACACAGGTCAAGTCTCAATGCCTCTGAAACTAAGATCCAAAGTCAATCCATCTGCGCGCTTTACTCCTTATTGATGAAGTCACTGAGAGATAAAAACAGGTAAGAAGCAAAGTGTTTCTTCATCAATACAAATGTCAAAATTCGTTTTAAAATTATAGATGTAGCCGTGttacttattttatttatcatttttatttatcataAAATGATAATGTTTAATGTTTAGGCCGTATCCGGTTTGCACATTGTTGCATGACCCAATGCGTATAATCAGCGCatagattttgggtgaaatcaGAGTCCATGCTTAACTAACACGGAATCATACGGTTCACAGCTATAACAAGCGGCCTAGTTCTGCTATGGCCCCTTTGGAAactacggcttcggctttggattcggcttcaggctccgtccttcggcgtctgaagccctgagtgcGTACGCAAAGAACGcgcaatattttcaaaacaaccgcggggtcaagctagcctgagccgagtcCAAAGCCacagccgtggtttcgaaaagagcaTAATGTgaattatataactgacatacagatccttgtcatttttgattggtggaacttacttcacgtgacattcactattactcccatccgcaccggcgatcaaaaagaccaattcgcccatggggaatagcatttcccattcaacagttaggatcatccttgttcccaatgtttttgagcagtacagtgcCGCCGTGCctctgctaaaacaaaggagcacctgttgTAATCCGATTGTTattaaatttgtgcattgttgccgctacgcagCGCTATACGATTTACAATTGAAATCAAATACAATTTGTTCCGaaccagtaatttgtgtgatttttcattaagttatacttttaaaatacatcaaatgacaaggatctatatgtcagttatataaaacaaatattgagtggctttaattcgtggaatggaaggaatattatcgctcggtacaatttggactgttccatttaacgaggcgaagccgagtgaaatggaacagtcaaaattttaccttgagataatattcctcccattccactctgagccactcaatatttgtatactataccGACGTGTCATTGGCGGcttgatttcttttttaatcgTACTATAGgtttcccaagatgcattgtggtttatttttaaGATGGCGTTTGAGCATTATGGCTAATGGCAGATAGCTATGGCTCACGACTGTTGCTATGGTACTCAAGGCATGACGAGATGTATTTATAGCCAGTAGCCGTAGTAGCCACCAATACGATCACGGCCTAAGACTAAAACCATAAATAACTGTAAagccattatttttttaaatattctcTGACGCATGTTTCTTAAACTTTGTATATTTTGGTAAAGTGTCTATAtatagctttttttttttttttttttaattggttgGTGTGTATTTGTATCTGTAGAGCGGTAGGCTATAGCCAGACATGTTTTGACTCTTGACCTTTACATATTTTTAGCTATGTTATAACGCTGGTTACACCATACGGTGTTcttattgtaaataatattatgagcagaagattaaaggaacacgttgccttggatcggccgagttggtctacgaaaagcgtttgaaactgtttgttatgaaatgcatggttagaaagatgttttttagcTGTCGTGCGTTTCCCTGACAACGGGATTTCCCACTCTTCACCTGTGTGATTGTGGCAATGCATCTAATGAACCTAGACTCCAGCTCAAgtaattttggtttgtgttctttttgaaggtgacattattattattattataatgagcATGCAAGCGTTGCAGGAAATGCAGGAAATGCTGGATGGGGTATAAACACAGGGGCTTGGACACTGTGATGGCAACACTATTACTGATTCACAATCTATTATTTACGTATTcgaatccgttattacggattcacaaTCCGTTGCGGAGTAGTGGATCATGAATCTGTTCAGTGATCACGAATTCGTTATTTACCTTCTTGAATGGCGTATAACAGATTGTGAACACCACTATTACTGATTCACAATCTGTTATTTACGTATTcgaatccgttattacggattcacaaTCCGTTATGGAGTATTGGATTATGAATCTGTTCAGTGATCACGAATTCGTTATTTACCACTTTGAATCCGTATAACGGATTGTGAACACCACTATTACTGATTCACAATCTGTTATTTACGTATTCGAATCCATTATTACGGAATCACAATCCGTTATGGAGTATTGGATTATGAATCTGTTCAGTGATCACGAATTCGTTATTTACCACTTTGAATACGTATAACGGATTGTGAACACCACTATTACTGATTCACAATCTGTTATTTACGTATTcgaatccgttattacggattcacaaTCCGTTATGGAGTATTGGATTATGAATCTGTTCAGTGATCACGAATCCGTTCTTTACCACTTTGAATCCGTTTAACGGATTGTGAACACGCTATAACGGGTTGTAGATCTGCAATAAGGGTATGGAATCCGGAAGTAACGGATTGTActtaacaaaaaattgttggcTTTTGTAGATTTAGATctgaaatttttaaatgatcAAGATTGCCGTGTAAATCTgttaaaatctgataaaaagaaaaaaaaaagtgtggtAGTACTTTAACAAAATGGTTCCCAAAGGGCAAAATATTGGTAGCCCTATGCGCACGATTTTTAATATCAAATCATTCATAAAAATCAATCACCATTAATAATTTAGAATGAATAAGACCGAGCCATTTGATGTAGTCATTATAATTGAAATAATCAAGAATATTAATGagacaatttataattaatataTCCCTCGACGAGCtgtgtttttaacaaatcgacgtttccatcagtatgctctgtcatttttcaagacatttaaaaaaaaaagtgccttTATATTCAGTACATTCCTAAGTTGAATTCAGTGCGCAATAATTGTCTATATTATTATCTAGCAAACACTGGGCCCACTCGACCAACCTGCGCATGCATGAAGAACTCCTCGCACTGTTTGCAtagaacataaaacaaaaatgctaaGCCTTTTTGCAGCTTATATTTTCAAGATGTTTAGTTTATattctcgtgttaaacttattttattaattgagtgtatttaatttgatattttttattaaattcatttatattatcaattttatttgttttaatctaGTTGTGAGGTAATTTAGTTGTCAGTAGTTTTAGTCCCTTTCAGATATTCTATTTAACCTGGTGTTTTAATTATTtagaaaattgttttgctaTTGCTGTGAAAGCTTATAATACCTCCGATGAATTATAACACTGAGTTATTGAAACTAACAACTATATCACAActgtagcataaaaccttttatttgtaaatttttgaaTTCCATGAAAGAGAGTTGTATATTTTGGAGGAAGTTTTAGCATTAATGTGATAAAATGTTCATTAACGGCTTTTCTTGAAATAAGCTATTACAAAATCATGTCTGAAATATTTTCTACACAATTTTGACCTCAAAGAAAAGTTGTaaaaaggcagggtatacttttatTAATCACTGTCAAAGACcatcttcacttggtgtatatgtataaaataagaaacctgtgcaaatttgtcATTGTCATAGGCCCCTTTCTTTTGcccttcatttttttattttttattttttttatcactaTTTTGGTGAGTGTGAAATATTTGGTAATGTGACACGTGTTAGAAGTATGTTTCAACTAATTTCTAGCACGGAATGAATAAACTGAATATTGTGAATGGAATATTAAatctaaataattattgtcaatcAATAGTGTGCACCATCCCAGAAACAATCCCCCAATCATTTCCCGAGTGTTACTTTCTTggcatttcatttcaataataGAAGAACAGACGGTATTATTGTTTGATGTAGTATTTAATTTAGGCCTGTCTCATTGCATTATCCACAACCTTTTTGATTTCAGTGTGTTCctataatattttattaaattattttacattGAAATCAGACGATCCATTATCACCCAGTATGGCAGTTGCGTATTAAGAGTCAAACCTTCCATATTACTGGCTTTGCTTGGGTTAAATTTgggttgttttgacaaaaatgttatgGAGGGCTATAAATAcgttcaaagaaaaaaaaatcgtaaaTAATTCTGggaaatttatatatatatgcaACATTGTGGCCCTGTGTTTAGAGATTTTGGCTTTTAACATTTTCCGAAACAGCGCCCTCCGTCGATAATATTTCGGGGATTCCCCGTTTAACGTTGCAACACCTATTTTTACATTGATTTTGAGTGAATTGGCCATTATTATACTCAGTCAGTTTATGCTGGGCTCACTTATTTTCCGAACGCTGTAGTGTAAGCAGTGGTTTCCAGTTAAAATGACGTCTGTAAATGGTGATGTTTTTCGTTTAAATAATGACAGGCACTCGACAGTTATTAAAGCCAATGAATATTTTGaaagtgttgtaagtgagtttTTAAGATCAAGTTCAGAGCAGAATGCCTCCGTGAAGACCAGATTAAAGTCATGTATGATGGCTATCACCAACCTGTACATGAAAAAACTTGATACCACAGAAAGGACGGATTGGAGTGACGATTGCTACAGATGTGCCTACGTGTATCGCTTCTTTGCAGTACATAGCTATATTGTCTATCAAAGTCTGCAGCTAGCATTAGCAATCGAGGAGCATCTCACAGAAATATGGAAATACAAGCCGTGTTTCCGTGTGTGTTGCATCGGTGGAGGACCCGGATCAGACGCTCTGGGCCTGACCAAGTTTCTACGGGACACCGGACTGGTTTCAACAAACCGTTTGGAGTGCACGATATTTGATCGGTATCGGGAATGGGAGGACACTTGGAAAAAGATTACACAGAGCAATGCCAGCGATGAGTTTCCACTGATGACGTATTTCTCCTGTGACATGACCCGTAGTTATAACGGTCTGAGCATGAATGAGCTGGATAAAATTAGGTCGGCTGACATTGTCtcctttgtcaaatttttctcCACTGTGGCTAATCGCATCGGCAGCAACAATGACTGTGGCAACTTACTGCGTGAAGTTTTCCGGGAACTCAAACCAGGCGCTCTGGTGCTTTACATTGACAATCGTTATGGCGATAGAGATGaagattttaagaaaattgCTGCTTTTGGAGGAGTTACAGAAACGCTGTACAAAAACGTTCTGCCGTTCCGTATGCCCACGGCGATTCGGTCAGACATATTGACTGAGTTTGACCGCATAACTGGGAAAAATCCCAACGATCCATTCACAGTGTCTTTTATGCTCCTCAGAAAACCATCCGAAGAAAAAAGACTGTCCATATCTACATTTACATCCCCCATTGTCCACACTGAAGCTAATAACGCACTACCACAAGCTGAGCTTATCCACACCGAAGCTGACGAAGCACTACTAGAAGCTGAGCCTATCCACAATGAAGCTCCACTACCAGCAGCTGAGGTTATCCACACTGAAGCTACTAATGCACTACCAGAAGCTGAGCCTAACCACACAGAAGCTGATAACGCACTACCAGAAGCTGAGCCTATCCACACTGAAGCCGATAACGCACTACCCGAAGCGCGGCCTATCCACACTGAAGCTGACGAAGCACTACCAGAAGCTGAGCCTATGCACACTGAAGCTGATAACGCACTACTAGCAGCTGAGCCTATCCACACTGAAGCCGATAACGCACTACCCGAAGCGCGGCCTATCCACACTGAAGCTGACGAAGCACTACCAGAAGCTGAGCCTATCCACACTGAAGCTGATACCGCACTACCAGAAGCTGAGCCTATCCACACTGAAGCTGATAATGCACTACCAGAAGCTGAGCCTATGCACACTGAAGCTGATAACGCTCTACCAGAAGCTGAGCCTACGCACACTGAAGCCGATAACGCACTACCAGAAGCTGAGCCTATCCACACTGAAGCCGATAACGCACTACCCGAAGCGCGGCCTATACACACTGAAGCTGACGAAGCACTACCAGAAGCTGAGCCTATCCACACTGAAGCTGATAACGCACTACCAGAAGCTGAGCCTATCCACACTGAAGCTGATAACGCACTACCAGAAGCTGAGCCTATGCATACTGAAGCTGATAACGCACTACCAGAAGCTGAGCCTACGCACACTGAAGCCGATAACGC belongs to Asterias amurensis chromosome 5, ASM3211899v1 and includes:
- the LOC139937619 gene encoding uncharacterized protein translates to MTSGTSERHSTVIKANEYFECVVSEFLRSSSNQNASEKARLVKECLWEMNVIYMRKLDTTERTDWSDECNRCAYVYRFFAIHSYMVYESLQLALANEEHLTEKWKDKSSFRVCCIGGGPGSDALGLTKFLRDTGLVSTNRLKCTIFDRYQEWEDTWHKIKQSNASDEFPLMTYFSCDMTRSYNGLSMNELDKNIRSADIVSFVKFVSTVADRIGSNSDCGNLLREVFRELQPGALVLYIDNRKSDRDEDFKKIAAFGEVTETPYKSNHDFSMPVGNRSDILTTFDRVTGKNPYNVFKVSVMLLRKPSEEKTLSRSTCTSPIFHTEADNAPEAEPNHTEADNALPEARPIHTEADNALPEAEPTHTKADNALPEAEPIHTEADNALPEARPIHTEADEALPEAEPIHTEADNALPEAEPIHTEADNALPEAEPIIHTEADKALPEAEPMYTEADEALLEAEPIHPDADNALPEARPIHTEADNALPEAEPTHTKADNALPEAEPIHTEADNALPEARPIHTEADEALPEAEPIHTEADNALPEAEPIHTEADNALPEAEPMHTEADNALPEAEPTHTEADNALPEAEPIHTEADNALPEARPIHTEADEALPEAEPIHTEADNALPEAEPIHTEADNALPEVEPIHTESDVQPQDTGQVSMPLKLRSKVNPSARFTPY
- the LOC139937786 gene encoding uncharacterized protein: MTSVNGDVFRLNNDRHSTVIKANEYFESVVSEFLRSSSEQNASVKTRLKSCMMAITNLYMKKLDTTERTDWSDDCYRCAYVYRFFAVHSYIVYQSLQLALAIEEHLTEIWKYKPCFRVCCIGGGPGSDALGLTKFLRDTGLVSTNRLECTIFDRYREWEDTWKKITQSNASDEFPLMTYFSCDMTRSYNGLSMNELDKIRSADIVSFVKFFSTVANRIGSNNDCGNLLREVFRELKPGALVLYIDNRYGDRDEDFKKIAAFGGVTETLYKNVLPFRMPTAIRSDILTEFDRITGKNPNDPFTVSFMLLRKPSEEKRLSISTFTSPIVHTEANNALPQAELIHTEADEALLEAEPIHNEAPLPAAEVIHTEATNALPEAEPNHTEADNALPEAEPIHTEADNALPEARPIHTEADEALPEAEPMHTEADNALLAAEPIHTEADNALPEARPIHTEADEALPEAEPIHTEADTALPEAEPIHTEADNALPEAEPMHTEADNALPEAEPTHTEADNALPEAEPIHTEADNALPEARPIHTEADEALPEAEPIHTEADNALPEAEPIHTEADNALPEAEPMHTEADNALPEAEPTHTEADNALPEAEPIHTEADNALPEAEPIHTEADNALPEVEPIHTESDVQPQDTGQVSMPLKLRSKVNPSARFTPYR